The proteins below are encoded in one region of Mariprofundus sp. NF:
- the proB gene encoding glutamate 5-kinase: MIRSRSDLGLARRVVVKIGSSLLADEKHGIRQDVIDRVVDELQSCMGSGVDVVMVTSGSVALGRVQLGWLNRTLSVHEKQAAAAIGQPMLMSAYAKSFARYGRTVAQMLLTKDDLRHRRRYLNTTNTSETLFSAGVVPIVNENDTVVVAEIKFGDNDSLGALVSLVVDADLLVMLTDVDGLYDKNPTKHADAKRVGVIEHLNEEHVAMAGDAGSAFGTGGMGSKISAARVATTGGVSAAIISGKESGKLTRLLAGEDEGTLFLCGVDRWTRRKHWILEVLSPKGEIHVDAGAEQAIVGKGSSLLPVGVKAVSGRFDKGECVEIVGAEGVIARGLCNYTSEELKRIMGHASSDIESILGYRDFSAVIHRDNLVLCREEAD; encoded by the coding sequence ATGATTCGTTCGAGGAGTGATCTGGGCCTTGCCCGCCGCGTTGTCGTGAAAATCGGCAGTTCACTGCTGGCCGATGAAAAGCATGGCATTCGTCAGGATGTCATTGATCGGGTGGTGGATGAGCTGCAGAGCTGCATGGGCAGTGGTGTGGATGTGGTGATGGTGACGTCAGGATCAGTTGCACTGGGTCGCGTGCAGTTGGGATGGTTGAACCGCACCCTCTCGGTACATGAGAAGCAGGCTGCTGCTGCCATAGGCCAGCCTATGCTGATGAGCGCTTACGCCAAATCATTTGCCAGATACGGTAGAACTGTGGCGCAGATGTTACTGACCAAGGATGATCTCAGGCACCGTCGTCGTTATCTCAACACCACCAATACCAGTGAAACACTCTTTTCTGCCGGTGTAGTACCCATTGTGAATGAAAATGACACCGTGGTGGTGGCCGAGATCAAGTTTGGTGATAATGACTCACTCGGTGCACTGGTCAGTCTGGTGGTTGATGCCGATCTGCTGGTGATGCTGACCGATGTCGATGGCCTCTACGATAAAAACCCAACAAAACATGCCGATGCCAAACGTGTCGGTGTGATTGAACATCTCAACGAAGAGCATGTGGCGATGGCCGGTGATGCAGGCTCCGCATTTGGTACAGGTGGTATGGGCAGTAAAATTTCTGCAGCCCGTGTAGCTACCACAGGCGGTGTATCCGCAGCCATTATCAGTGGCAAAGAGTCTGGTAAATTAACGCGCCTGCTGGCTGGCGAGGATGAGGGTACGCTGTTTCTCTGCGGCGTGGACAGGTGGACGCGGCGCAAACACTGGATTCTGGAGGTGCTCTCACCCAAGGGCGAGATTCATGTTGATGCTGGAGCTGAGCAGGCCATTGTGGGCAAAGGCAGTAGCCTGTTGCCTGTTGGCGTGAAAGCAGTGAGTGGCCGCTTTGATAAGGGTGAGTGCGTAGAGATTGTCGGTGCTGAGGGTGTGATTGCGCGCGGGTTGTGTAACTATACCTCTGAAGAGTTGAAGCGGATTATGGGACATGCCAGTAGTGACATTGAATCCATTCTGGGTTACCGCGATTTCTCAGCGGTGATTCATCGTGACAATCTGGTGTTGTGCAGAGAGGAAGCTGATTGA
- a CDS encoding glutamate-5-semialdehyde dehydrogenase produces MEVDATNMINTLGKQARIAAKAMRMANTSAKNRALTLAAAVMRREMKEIIAANALDMKAADENGLDAAMKDRLMLNGDRVEAMAEGLEQIAALPDPVGAVDNLNYRPSGIQIGHMRVPLGVIGIIYESRPNVTADAAGLCLKSGNAVILRGGSEAIHSNRAIAACLRRALVDSGLSQDAIQLIDSTDRALVGALLKSEKYVDVIIPRGGKSLIERVSAESRVPVIKHLDGICHVYVDRAAKAEMAVEIAVNAKTHRYGVCNAMETLLIHRDVAANTVQALVQAMLDKGVEVRGCAQTRELCAGMDVKIATDEDWATEYLAPILSVRMVDSLDAAVDHIATYSSDHTETIVTEDYEAGSRFLREVDSSSVMWNASTRFADGFEYGLGAEIGISTDRLHVRGPVGLEGLTTQKWIVYGHGEVRK; encoded by the coding sequence ATGGAAGTAGATGCGACAAATATGATCAATACGCTGGGCAAGCAGGCGCGGATTGCAGCCAAAGCGATGCGTATGGCCAATACCAGTGCCAAAAACAGAGCGCTGACACTGGCTGCAGCGGTGATGCGGCGTGAGATGAAAGAGATTATCGCAGCCAATGCGCTGGATATGAAGGCCGCTGATGAGAATGGCCTTGATGCAGCAATGAAAGATCGCCTGATGCTCAATGGCGATCGTGTTGAGGCGATGGCTGAAGGTCTTGAGCAGATTGCTGCCCTGCCTGATCCTGTTGGTGCAGTGGACAATTTAAACTATCGCCCGTCCGGCATTCAGATCGGTCATATGCGCGTGCCTCTGGGCGTGATTGGTATTATCTATGAGTCGCGCCCTAATGTGACCGCTGATGCGGCAGGGCTCTGCCTGAAGTCGGGTAATGCGGTGATTCTGCGTGGTGGTTCTGAAGCGATTCACTCCAATCGTGCCATAGCTGCATGTCTGCGTCGTGCCTTGGTGGATAGCGGCCTTTCACAGGATGCGATTCAGCTGATTGATTCAACCGATCGGGCTCTGGTTGGCGCCCTGCTGAAGAGCGAGAAGTATGTCGATGTGATTATTCCGCGTGGTGGTAAGTCACTGATTGAGCGCGTATCAGCCGAATCACGCGTACCGGTGATCAAACATCTCGATGGCATCTGCCATGTCTATGTGGACAGGGCAGCCAAAGCTGAGATGGCCGTGGAGATTGCCGTCAATGCCAAGACCCATCGCTATGGTGTCTGCAATGCGATGGAGACACTGCTGATTCACCGTGATGTGGCAGCCAATACTGTGCAGGCTCTGGTTCAGGCAATGCTTGATAAGGGTGTTGAGGTGCGCGGGTGTGCGCAGACGCGTGAGCTGTGTGCCGGCATGGATGTGAAGATCGCTACGGATGAGGATTGGGCGACTGAATACCTGGCACCGATTCTGTCGGTGCGCATGGTTGATTCACTCGATGCCGCAGTGGATCACATCGCCACCTACAGCTCGGATCACACCGAAACGATTGTCACCGAGGATTATGAGGCGGGCAGCCGCTTCCTGCGCGAGGTGGATTCATCTTCCGTGATGTGGAATGCCAGCACCCGTTTTGCCGATGGTTTTGAGTATGGTCTGGGTGCAGAGATCGGTATCTCTACTGATCGCCTGCATGTGCGCGGCCCTGTTGGGCTTGAGGGTTTGACGACGCAGAAGTGGATTGTTTACGGCCATGGCGAAGTCAGGAAGTAA
- the nadD gene encoding nicotinate (nicotinamide) nucleotide adenylyltransferase: MELDRRHIGLFGGTFDPPHNGHVALVEAGLKVMGLDEILVIPAEPVHRSLSGRADGVKRLSWLQAVFAANAAVTVVDWEVVRGRPVAAIETLREFRDANPETVPWLMLGADAWAGLQSWREYPAHLQLCNVAVFARQGMDAEMSEHEGWQQVNLCSWRECETPGHCCYLQVELPDISATALRRDAEMGHSLAGRVPEQVISRIEKSYQIVD, translated from the coding sequence ATGGAGTTGGATAGGCGACACATTGGCCTGTTCGGTGGCACATTTGATCCGCCGCACAATGGCCATGTGGCGCTGGTTGAGGCGGGATTGAAGGTGATGGGGCTGGATGAGATTCTGGTGATTCCGGCGGAGCCGGTGCATCGGTCGCTTTCCGGTCGCGCTGATGGTGTGAAGCGTTTAAGTTGGCTGCAGGCTGTTTTTGCCGCCAATGCGGCTGTTACCGTGGTTGATTGGGAAGTGGTGCGTGGCCGACCTGTTGCAGCGATTGAAACGTTGCGGGAGTTTCGCGATGCTAATCCGGAGACTGTGCCGTGGTTGATGCTAGGTGCTGATGCATGGGCAGGGTTGCAGAGTTGGCGTGAATATCCGGCTCATCTGCAGTTGTGCAATGTGGCTGTGTTTGCCCGTCAGGGCATGGATGCTGAGATGAGTGAGCATGAAGGCTGGCAGCAGGTGAATCTCTGCAGCTGGCGTGAGTGTGAGACTCCGGGCCACTGCTGTTATCTGCAGGTGGAGCTGCCTGATATCTCGGCTACAGCATTGCGCCGGGATGCAGAGATGGGACACTCACTTGCAGGGCGAGTGCCTGAACAGGTGATCAGCCGGATTGAGAAGAGTTATCAGATCGTGGATTGA
- the rsfS gene encoding ribosome silencing factor: MVEVVAKDNERFEKMTAALVAALEDKKAQDVLVIDVRGRCDFADRFVVASGRSGRQIKALSQSVSEVAHDYGLPAKVEGLEAMEWLLVDMGDIVVHLFLPEVRESFQLERLWRVPHKDTDAAS; this comes from the coding sequence GTGGTTGAAGTGGTAGCAAAAGATAACGAGAGATTTGAGAAGATGACTGCAGCGCTGGTAGCGGCGCTGGAGGATAAAAAAGCACAGGATGTTCTGGTGATTGATGTGCGCGGACGCTGTGATTTTGCTGATCGGTTTGTCGTCGCTAGTGGCCGTTCAGGTCGCCAGATTAAGGCGCTATCCCAGTCTGTATCAGAAGTGGCGCACGACTATGGGCTGCCAGCCAAGGTGGAAGGGCTGGAGGCGATGGAGTGGCTGCTGGTTGATATGGGGGACATTGTTGTACACCTCTTTCTGCCTGAAGTACGTGAGAGCTTTCAGCTTGAGCGGTTGTGGCGTGTTCCTCACAAGGATACTGACGCAGCATCGTGA
- a CDS encoding 23S rRNA (pseudouridine(1915)-N(3))-methyltransferase RlmH, whose protein sequence is MKLRLLVVGRGSRELSDFEDRFLERLKPFAPCQVVELPEGRGKQVSQRKQEEAKQILKQVKPGFVLFDEHGSLHGSKQWASYMARLPGDAQQDFVIGGADGVSDEVRRAAGACWSLSKLTLPHQLVRAMVLEQLYRAFTIIQGHPYHRV, encoded by the coding sequence GTGAAGTTACGCCTGCTGGTAGTCGGACGCGGTTCTCGCGAACTCTCCGATTTCGAGGACCGTTTTCTCGAACGGTTGAAACCCTTTGCGCCCTGTCAGGTTGTCGAACTACCGGAGGGGCGTGGTAAGCAGGTCTCCCAGCGTAAGCAGGAGGAGGCGAAGCAGATTCTGAAACAGGTTAAGCCGGGTTTTGTACTCTTTGATGAGCACGGCTCGTTGCATGGTAGTAAACAGTGGGCCTCTTATATGGCGAGGCTACCCGGTGATGCGCAGCAGGATTTTGTCATTGGTGGTGCTGATGGTGTTTCCGATGAGGTGCGCAGAGCCGCCGGAGCCTGTTGGAGCCTTTCCAAACTGACACTGCCGCACCAGCTGGTTCGGGCCATGGTGCTTGAGCAGCTATACCGGGCATTTACCATTATTCAGGGCCATCCTTACCACCGCGTATGA
- a CDS encoding murein hydrolase activator EnvC, with product MRYRWRFSPLILLVLLLSCSATDEAVAADAVAQSKIEKIKTERQRLNRVRSQLEGQMGSIGRELRKLDSALIEARKASRSVQTQVRTSDKRLAELKRQRSQLQASIKALKKLMLDETVAAWQRSSRSSEWMGIFTGVPVSDIPHRRYLLNVVMHSQEQDRHTYIKSVKELAQVEIDLQQQRDQLEVLQQQRLQVEQELAARVSDKRGMLNRVRQEVASKKSRDLQLAREEKALLRLLDDMSEGLLAIEKSSTSDQQIRKRKGRLKWPLPGKIVASFGSRPSPSMPTLQGVQLKPKSNFREVRAMAAGQVRYADWFGGFGLMTIVDYGDGLLGVYAHNDVLYKQLGDWVEENETIADAGSTGWINNVAVYFEIRDRGKAVDPKRWCRR from the coding sequence ATGAGATATCGCTGGCGTTTTTCCCCTCTTATTCTGTTGGTGCTGTTGCTATCGTGCTCTGCAACGGATGAGGCTGTTGCAGCAGATGCAGTGGCCCAGTCAAAAATCGAGAAAATTAAAACTGAACGGCAGCGTTTGAACCGGGTACGTAGCCAGCTTGAGGGGCAGATGGGTAGCATCGGTCGTGAGCTGCGTAAGCTGGACTCAGCCCTGATTGAGGCGCGCAAGGCCAGTCGTAGTGTGCAGACGCAGGTGCGAACTTCAGACAAGCGACTTGCTGAATTGAAAAGGCAGCGCAGCCAGTTGCAGGCAAGCATTAAAGCGCTGAAAAAGCTGATGCTGGATGAGACCGTGGCTGCCTGGCAGCGCAGCAGTCGTTCATCGGAGTGGATGGGCATTTTTACCGGTGTGCCGGTCAGTGATATTCCACATCGTCGTTATCTGCTGAATGTGGTGATGCACTCGCAAGAACAGGATCGCCACACCTATATCAAATCGGTAAAAGAGCTGGCACAGGTTGAGATCGACCTTCAACAGCAGCGCGATCAGCTTGAGGTATTGCAGCAGCAGCGGCTACAGGTTGAACAGGAGCTGGCTGCCCGTGTGAGTGATAAACGCGGCATGCTCAATCGGGTACGCCAGGAGGTTGCCTCGAAAAAGAGCCGCGACCTGCAGCTGGCGCGTGAAGAGAAGGCGCTGCTGCGGCTGCTTGATGATATGAGTGAAGGGCTGCTGGCGATTGAGAAGTCATCAACCTCAGATCAGCAGATTCGTAAACGCAAAGGTCGTCTGAAGTGGCCACTACCGGGCAAGATCGTTGCAAGTTTTGGCTCTCGTCCTTCACCCTCGATGCCGACCCTGCAGGGGGTACAGCTCAAGCCGAAATCGAATTTTCGTGAAGTGCGAGCCATGGCAGCAGGGCAGGTGCGTTATGCCGACTGGTTCGGCGGTTTCGGGCTGATGACCATTGTTGATTATGGCGATGGCCTGCTCGGTGTTTATGCCCATAATGATGTGCTCTACAAGCAGCTGGGTGACTGGGTGGAGGAGAATGAGACGATTGCTGATGCAGGCAGCACTGGCTGGATCAACAACGTAGCCGTCTATTTCGAAATCAGGGATCGCGGCAAAGCCGTAGATCCGAAACGCTGGTGTCGGCGCTGA
- a CDS encoding S41 family peptidase, whose protein sequence is MSLKFRRIILGVGAIALLSVGVMAWQPGSDGYRQANAATDYQQLQKFSQVMEMVRQAYVEEVSDEKLIEGALSGMLLSLDPHSTYLDKEMYKQMNVDTKGEFGGLGIEIQSAEGGIRIVSPIEDTPADRAGVKAGDLIIKIDEDLARDMSLMEAVKKMRGKPGTSIMLTIFREGENAPLEVKITRAVIKVNSVKSDMLAPGYAYLRITQFQQPTVQLLSKQIRELKKRAGGTLSGAVLDLRNNPGGLLNQAVAVSDLFLEKGNIVSTKSRAGKSLSFDAEPGDILQGLPMVVLMNNGSASASEIVGGALQDHHRAIVMGTKSFGKGSVQSVVPLNDGTAIKVTTALYYTPSGRSIQATGIDPDILVEQVVLKRDEEANKRASNSVSEANLKGHLANGNGKKKKVKEEMGEGPSEVMQERLKLDTQLQRALDLLRGLHVLRG, encoded by the coding sequence ATGTCTTTGAAGTTTCGTCGAATAATTTTGGGCGTAGGCGCTATAGCTCTACTGAGCGTGGGCGTGATGGCCTGGCAGCCGGGTAGCGATGGCTACCGTCAGGCCAATGCCGCCACCGATTATCAACAGCTGCAGAAGTTTTCGCAGGTGATGGAGATGGTGCGTCAGGCCTATGTCGAAGAGGTTAGTGATGAGAAGCTGATCGAGGGGGCGCTCTCGGGTATGCTCTTAAGTCTTGATCCCCACTCCACCTACCTTGATAAAGAGATGTACAAGCAGATGAATGTCGATACCAAGGGCGAGTTCGGAGGTCTGGGTATTGAGATTCAGTCGGCTGAAGGTGGTATTCGCATTGTCTCTCCGATTGAGGACACACCTGCTGATCGGGCCGGAGTTAAAGCCGGTGATCTGATCATCAAGATTGATGAGGATCTGGCGCGTGATATGTCGCTGATGGAAGCGGTGAAGAAGATGCGCGGTAAACCGGGCACCAGTATTATGCTGACGATATTCCGTGAAGGTGAGAATGCGCCGCTTGAGGTGAAGATCACCCGCGCTGTTATCAAGGTGAACTCGGTGAAGAGCGATATGCTGGCTCCCGGTTATGCCTATCTGCGTATTACCCAGTTTCAGCAACCCACTGTACAGCTGCTATCCAAACAGATTCGAGAGCTAAAGAAACGTGCCGGTGGCACACTCTCCGGTGCAGTGCTTGATCTGCGCAACAATCCCGGTGGCCTGCTCAATCAGGCGGTAGCTGTATCCGACCTCTTCCTTGAGAAAGGCAATATTGTCAGTACCAAATCACGGGCTGGTAAGAGCCTCTCCTTTGATGCCGAGCCGGGTGACATTCTTCAAGGGCTGCCGATGGTGGTGCTGATGAATAACGGTTCAGCCTCAGCTTCCGAAATTGTTGGTGGTGCACTGCAGGATCATCATCGTGCCATCGTGATGGGCACCAAATCTTTTGGTAAAGGCTCTGTACAGTCGGTTGTGCCATTGAACGACGGTACCGCCATCAAGGTGACCACTGCGCTCTACTACACACCGAGCGGGCGCTCTATTCAGGCTACGGGCATTGATCCGGATATTCTGGTCGAGCAGGTCGTATTGAAAAGGGATGAAGAGGCCAATAAGCGTGCCTCCAATTCGGTTTCAGAGGCCAATCTGAAAGGCCATCTCGCCAACGGCAACGGTAAAAAGAAGAAGGTGAAAGAGGAGATGGGTGAAGGGCCGAGTGAAGTGATGCAGGAACGACTGAAGCTTGATACCCAGTTGCAGCGCGCACTGGATCTGCTCAGAGGATTGCATGTACTTCGCGGTTAA
- a CDS encoding divergent polysaccharide deacetylase family protein, whose amino-acid sequence MSRKKQLPKWLALLLVLLLGLLLIITILKPSDQNSRSGVKLNSYVEKPVLPISPLPEVVPEVVVEPLELPLLQRVESGLALVIDDVGYDMPALRRILNLSIPVAIAVIPDAPYAEASATLAHEHGQMVMLHLPMEPSSEKYRKKMTPYFLHEKMDRQLLRETFLKGLAQVPYVEGVNNHMGSYLTEKSESMRWVMQLCREKELFFIDSKTSPKSVAADMAQALDVSWASRQIFLDHDLAPEAMQAAWQKAEACLAKGYRCVVIGHPHKETVAFLEAQFSSTGLDSLIPVAQLLRGGDAAVQAQLTAEERL is encoded by the coding sequence ATGAGTCGTAAAAAACAACTGCCCAAGTGGTTGGCGCTGCTTCTGGTTTTGCTGCTGGGGCTACTTCTGATCATCACGATCCTGAAACCTTCAGATCAAAACAGTAGATCCGGAGTTAAGCTTAATAGCTATGTTGAGAAACCGGTTTTGCCGATCTCACCTCTGCCTGAAGTGGTGCCTGAGGTCGTGGTTGAACCGCTGGAACTGCCTCTGCTGCAGCGCGTGGAATCAGGCCTTGCTCTTGTGATTGATGATGTCGGCTATGATATGCCTGCACTGCGGCGTATTCTCAATCTCTCCATACCTGTAGCGATTGCTGTGATCCCTGATGCACCCTATGCAGAAGCTTCGGCAACGCTGGCCCATGAGCATGGTCAGATGGTGATGCTGCATCTTCCGATGGAGCCCTCATCGGAGAAGTACCGCAAAAAAATGACCCCCTATTTCCTGCATGAAAAAATGGACAGACAACTGCTGCGTGAGACCTTTCTTAAAGGGCTTGCACAGGTGCCCTATGTTGAAGGGGTCAACAACCATATGGGTTCATATCTGACCGAAAAGTCAGAATCGATGCGCTGGGTGATGCAGCTCTGCCGTGAGAAAGAGCTCTTTTTTATCGACTCCAAAACCAGCCCTAAAAGTGTCGCTGCCGATATGGCACAAGCGCTGGATGTGTCGTGGGCATCCAGACAGATCTTTCTCGATCACGATCTGGCACCCGAAGCGATGCAGGCAGCCTGGCAGAAGGCAGAAGCCTGCCTGGCCAAGGGCTATCGCTGTGTGGTGATTGGTCATCCGCATAAAGAGACGGTGGCATTTCTTGAGGCGCAGTTCAGTTCTACAGGTCTGGATTCACTGATTCCTGTTGCGCAACTGTTGCGTGGTGGCGACGCTGCGGTGCAGGCACAATTAACAGCTGAGGAGCGCTTGTAA
- a CDS encoding DUF502 domain-containing protein: MAALRRYLLAGIVALAPILVTVALINWLIELSDSAVAMLPPEYRPETLFGVDIPGLGILLAVLFIIIIGMVTTHFVGNQLMRLFNRIMERIPLVRTIYKATRQLFEATLSDSSKAFERVVMVPFPDRSTMVIGFVTGEMEVAMHGARQQRISVFVPSTPVPTTGWLLFVELSEVVALDMSVEEGMKLVLSGGTLPAVNSEKT; this comes from the coding sequence ATGGCTGCGCTGCGCAGATATCTGCTGGCAGGCATTGTTGCACTTGCTCCCATTCTGGTTACCGTTGCACTGATCAACTGGTTGATCGAACTCTCTGATTCGGCGGTTGCCATGCTGCCGCCTGAATATCGCCCTGAGACTCTGTTTGGCGTTGATATCCCGGGGCTTGGCATCCTGCTGGCCGTTCTGTTTATTATTATTATCGGCATGGTCACAACCCATTTTGTCGGCAATCAGCTGATGCGCCTGTTCAATCGAATCATGGAGCGCATTCCGCTGGTACGAACGATTTATAAGGCGACCCGTCAGCTCTTTGAGGCCACGCTAAGTGATAGTTCCAAAGCTTTTGAGCGGGTGGTCATGGTTCCATTTCCCGACAGATCAACCATGGTGATCGGTTTTGTCACCGGTGAGATGGAAGTTGCGATGCATGGTGCCCGGCAGCAGCGCATCTCGGTCTTTGTTCCTTCGACACCTGTGCCAACTACGGGCTGGTTACTCTTTGTCGAGTTGTCTGAAGTTGTTGCCCTTGATATGAGTGTGGAGGAGGGCATGAAACTGGTGCTTTCCGGCGGTACTCTGCCAGCTGTAAACAGTGAAAAAACGTGA